The Deltaproteobacteria bacterium genome window below encodes:
- a CDS encoding (Fe-S)-binding protein — MKQLAFVLVAIVAHAVFAYNVYRLAKVVSYGRPSNLQETWGERIASLMTFFFGQRKVMEERSSWHHLAIYWGFLVLTVASVEMLTSGLLGDWFTFGTVLGEGLYGYIRWAVDVANLIVFFALMYAFYRRLVVHPRFVPANLDAMLILGGITSLVLTHYGHHAWEMAATGVADPMQPIARTIGQMIGLFEVRGTAAVAQVDAHWAHVASQVHWWGHVLILLGFLNYLPFSKHIHVLGSGPNILLRDQGQRMVMPKLMLTDEEGNPHFENWGVGKLEDFSWKSLLDNYACTECARCTTYCPAFATDKPLSPMHLIHDLKDEMKSRGIKLVKLERLGKQLGVAVDAPAPGVMEPAEGLPGWDEFKARQDAYEAKKNDAAAKPVVDRIEALKAELAGMAPLVGGRIKDETLWACTTCGACQQVCPVFIDHPLKIVQMRTHIVLNDEGGTRVPAGLSRAFQKIEAAGNPWGLPQSQRMAWAKDLAVPTLEDNPDAEYLLFVGCAGSYSDISKKATRALVRCLQAAKVSFAVLGEQEKCNGDTLRRGGSEMQFQMLAKENVELWNSLKVRKVIASCPHCFHTIANEYPQFGGNYEVIHHSKLIAHLLDSGKLKLVKPLEQRMTYHDSCYLGRWNATYDEPRAAIAKATGQAVVELPRNREHGFCCGAGGARFWDEEPPSKRVNINRAKEIVDAGVTAVGVACPFCKTMVSDGVKHFNKDEQIEVLDIAEIVERALPPAPSPAPAAEVSP; from the coding sequence ATGAAGCAGCTCGCGTTCGTCCTGGTCGCCATCGTCGCGCACGCCGTGTTCGCGTACAACGTCTACCGCCTCGCGAAGGTCGTCAGCTACGGGCGACCGTCGAATCTCCAAGAGACCTGGGGCGAGCGCATCGCGAGCCTGATGACGTTCTTCTTCGGCCAGCGCAAGGTGATGGAGGAGCGCTCGAGCTGGCACCACCTCGCGATCTACTGGGGCTTCCTGGTGCTGACCGTCGCGAGCGTGGAGATGCTGACCTCGGGCCTGCTCGGCGACTGGTTCACCTTCGGCACCGTGCTCGGCGAGGGCCTCTACGGCTACATCCGCTGGGCGGTCGACGTCGCCAACCTCATCGTCTTCTTCGCGTTGATGTACGCGTTCTACCGCCGCCTCGTGGTCCACCCGCGCTTCGTGCCGGCCAACCTCGACGCGATGTTGATCCTGGGCGGCATCACCTCGCTGGTGCTCACGCACTACGGCCACCACGCGTGGGAGATGGCCGCGACCGGGGTGGCCGACCCGATGCAGCCGATCGCGCGCACGATCGGACAGATGATCGGCCTGTTCGAGGTCCGCGGCACCGCGGCGGTCGCCCAGGTCGACGCCCACTGGGCCCACGTCGCCAGCCAGGTGCACTGGTGGGGCCACGTGCTGATCCTGCTCGGCTTCCTCAACTACCTGCCGTTCTCGAAGCACATCCACGTGCTCGGCTCCGGGCCCAACATCCTGCTGCGCGATCAGGGCCAGCGGATGGTGATGCCCAAGCTCATGCTCACCGACGAGGAGGGCAACCCGCACTTCGAGAACTGGGGCGTCGGCAAGCTCGAGGACTTCAGCTGGAAGAGCCTGCTCGACAACTACGCGTGCACCGAGTGTGCGCGCTGCACCACCTATTGCCCGGCGTTCGCGACCGACAAGCCGCTGTCGCCGATGCATCTCATCCACGACCTCAAGGACGAGATGAAGTCGCGCGGCATCAAGCTGGTCAAGCTCGAGCGGCTCGGCAAGCAGCTCGGCGTCGCCGTCGACGCGCCCGCCCCCGGCGTGATGGAGCCCGCCGAGGGCCTGCCCGGCTGGGACGAGTTCAAGGCGCGACAAGACGCCTACGAGGCCAAGAAGAACGACGCGGCCGCCAAGCCGGTGGTCGATCGCATCGAGGCGCTCAAGGCCGAGCTCGCCGGCATGGCACCGCTGGTCGGCGGCCGCATCAAGGACGAGACCCTGTGGGCCTGCACCACCTGCGGCGCCTGCCAACAGGTGTGCCCGGTGTTCATCGACCACCCGCTCAAGATCGTCCAGATGCGCACGCACATCGTGCTCAACGACGAGGGCGGCACGCGGGTGCCGGCCGGACTGTCGCGCGCCTTCCAGAAGATCGAGGCCGCCGGCAACCCGTGGGGCCTGCCGCAGTCACAGCGCATGGCGTGGGCCAAGGACCTCGCGGTGCCGACCCTCGAGGACAACCCCGACGCCGAGTACCTGCTCTTCGTGGGCTGTGCCGGTTCGTATAGCGACATCAGCAAGAAGGCCACCCGCGCGCTGGTGCGCTGTCTGCAGGCGGCGAAGGTCAGCTTCGCGGTGCTCGGCGAGCAAGAGAAGTGCAACGGCGACACCTTGCGCCGCGGCGGCAGCGAGATGCAGTTCCAGATGCTCGCCAAGGAGAACGTCGAGCTGTGGAACTCGCTGAAGGTGCGCAAGGTCATCGCCAGCTGCCCGCACTGCTTCCACACCATCGCCAACGAGTACCCGCAGTTCGGTGGGAACTACGAGGTCATCCACCACAGCAAGCTCATCGCGCACCTGCTCGACAGCGGCAAGCTGAAGCTGGTGAAGCCGCTCGAGCAGCGCATGACCTACCATGACAGCTGCTACCTCGGCCGCTGGAACGCGACCTACGACGAGCCGCGCGCGGCGATCGCCAAGGCCACCGGCCAGGCAGTCGTCGAGCTGCCGCGCAACCGCGAGCACGGCTTCTGCTGCGGCGCCGGCGGAGCCCGCTTCTGGGACGAGGAGCCGCCGAGCAAGCGCGTGAACATCAACCGCGCCAAGGAGATCGTCGACGCCGGCGTGACCGCGGTCGGCGTGGCGTGTCCGTTCTGCAAGACCATGGTCAGCGACGGCGTGAAGCACTTCAACAAGGACGAGCAGATCGAGGTGCTCGACATCGCCGAGATCGTCGAGCGCGCGCTGCCGCCGGCGCCGAGCCCAGCCCCCGCGGCCGAGGTGTCGCCGTGA
- a CDS encoding BolA/IbaG family iron-sulfur metabolism protein produces the protein MHSRGAQSHFKLVVVADGFAGQTLVARHRAVHAAAAPLLQPGGIHALAIHAYTVQEWTQRGGAVPASPPCRGGSKHERSPG, from the coding sequence ATGCACAGCCGCGGCGCCCAGAGCCACTTCAAGCTGGTGGTGGTCGCCGACGGCTTCGCCGGGCAGACCTTGGTCGCACGCCACCGGGCAGTCCACGCCGCGGCCGCACCGCTGCTGCAGCCCGGCGGCATCCATGCGCTGGCAATCCACGCCTACACCGTGCAGGAGTGGACGCAGCGCGGCGGCGCCGTGCCAGCGAGCCCGCCCTGCCGCGGCGGCAGCAAGCACGAACGCTCGCCGGGCTGA
- a CDS encoding sigma-70 family RNA polymerase sigma factor codes for MMDSAERRELSRWMARLADGDREAFTPLFDRLWPLLRVFTTRALRHAADADDVAQRALVSVFARASAYDRDRDALAWALGIAAWECRTLRRAQSRRREQPLAPCHDAPTTAASPEQRLLDDELASAFAAVVGSLASADRIALGLDDDARGPASPALRKRKQRALLRLRALWSRVHGTR; via the coding sequence ATGATGGACTCCGCCGAGCGGCGCGAGCTCTCGCGGTGGATGGCCCGGCTCGCCGATGGCGATCGCGAGGCCTTCACGCCGCTGTTCGATCGCCTTTGGCCGTTGCTGCGGGTCTTCACGACCCGCGCGCTGCGACACGCCGCCGATGCCGACGACGTCGCCCAGCGCGCGTTGGTGTCGGTGTTCGCGCGGGCGTCGGCCTACGATCGCGACCGCGATGCGCTCGCGTGGGCGCTGGGCATCGCCGCCTGGGAGTGCCGCACGCTGCGGCGCGCGCAGTCGCGGCGACGCGAGCAACCGCTCGCGCCCTGCCACGACGCGCCCACGACGGCCGCCTCGCCGGAGCAGCGCCTGCTCGACGACGAGCTCGCGTCCGCATTCGCGGCCGTCGTCGGCTCGCTCGCGTCGGCCGATCGCATCGCGCTCGGGCTCGACGACGACGCGCGCGGACCGGCCTCGCCGGCGCTGCGCAAACGCAAGCAACGCGCGCTGCTGCGGCTGCGCGCCCTGTGGAGTCGAGTGCATGGCACGCGCTGA